One stretch of Prunus persica cultivar Lovell chromosome G1, Prunus_persica_NCBIv2, whole genome shotgun sequence DNA includes these proteins:
- the LOC18790529 gene encoding biotin synthase encodes MISTRSVLRGQLRPSVAVLHSSFYSSLSSAAAIQAERTIRQGPRNDWNRDEIKAVYGSPVLDLLFHGAQVHRHTHNFREVQQCTLLSIKTGGCSEDCSYCPQSSRYDTGLKAQKLMTKDAVMEAAQKAKEAGSTRFCMGAAWRDTVGRKTNFNQILEYVKDIRGMGMEVCCTLGMLEKQQALKLKEAGLTAYNHNLDTSREYYPNVITTRTYDERLETIKFVRDAGISVCSGGIIGLGEAEEDRVGLLHTLATLPSHPESVPINALVSVKGTPLQDQKPVEIWEMIRMIATARIVMPKAMVRLSAGRVKFSMPEQALCFLAGANSIFTGEKLLTTPNNDFDADQLMFKVLGLIPKAPSFSEEPAKAYEAEACEEAVSSSG; translated from the exons ATGATTTCGACTAGGTCCGTTTTGCGCGGGCAGCTAAGACCGTCGGTTGCTGTGTTGCACTCTTCATTTTACTCTTCTTTATCATCTGCAGCTGCAATTCAAGCTGAGAGAACAATCAGACAAGGCCCCAGAAATGACTGGAACCGCGACGAGATCAAGGCCGTCTATGGCTCTCCTGTTCTCGATCTCCTTTTCCACGGG GCTCAAGTTCACAGACACACGCATAATTTTAGGGAAGTGCAGCAGTGTACTCTCCTCTCTATCAAGACTGGTGGATGTAGTGAGGATTGTTCGTATTGTCCTCAATCGTCCCGGTATGACACAGGACTCAAGGCCCAAAAGCTTATGACAAAGGACGCTGTCATGGAGGCAGCACAAAAG GCAAAAGAGGCTGGAAGCACACGCTTTTGCATGGGTGCTGCATGGAGGGATACAGTTGGAAGAAAGACAAACTTTAACCAGATCCTTGAATATGTAAAAGACATAAG GGGTATGGGAATGGAGGTGTGCTGCACCTTAGGCATGCTAGAAAAGCAACAAGCTTTGAAACTCAAAGAAGCAGGCCTGACAGCATACAATCACAATCTTGACACCTCTAGGGAATATTACCCAAATGTCATTACCACAAGGACCTATGATGAGCGCTTGGAAACCATTAAGTTTGTCCGGGATGCAGGAATTAGTGTGTGTTCAG GAGGAATAATAGGGCTTGGAGAAGCTGAGGAGGATAGAGTTGGTTTGCTTCATACATTAGCAACACTCCCATCTCACCCAGAAAGTGTTCCCATCAATGCACTGGTTTCAGTGAAAGGCACACCTCTTCAAGATCAGAAG CCagttgaaatttgggagatGATACGAATGATTGCCACTGCCCGTATAGTCATGCCAAAAGCAATGGTCAGATTGTCAGCTGGCAGAGTAAAGTTTTCAATGCCAGAGCAGGCATTGTGCTTTCTTGCTGGTGCAAATTCGATATTCACTGGTGAGAAGCTATTGACTACTCCAAACAATGATTTTGATGCTGATCAACTCATGTTCAAGGTGCTTGGTCTGATTCCCAAAGCTCCCAGTTTCTCTGAGGAACCAGCAAAGGCGTATGAGGCAGAGGCTTGTGAGGAAGCTGTTTCCAGTTCAGGCTGA